The following coding sequences lie in one Cupriavidus sp. WKF15 genomic window:
- a CDS encoding CaiB/BaiF CoA-transferase family protein, protein MQPLKDITVVTFEHAIAAPFATRQLADLGARVIKIERPGVGDFARGYDERVRGLASHFVWTNRSKESLTLDVKHPAAAGVLERLIMNKADVVVQNLAPGAAARLGLGYERLSAVKPELIVCDISGYGDDPVNPGPYRDKKAYDLLIQSEAGFVSVTGTPEEPCKAGPSIADIAAGMYAYTNILAALLQRGQTGRGQRIDISMLESLAEWTSYPLYYAFDGAEPPPRTGASHATIYPYGPFPAGDGVTVMLGLQNEREWASFCLKVLQQPELVEDPRFTSNSKRVAARTALRQIIVDAFASLTGAQVVERLEIAQIANARVNDMNGVWEHPQLKARGRWTEVGSPQGTLPALLPPGTWNEGPRMDPIPALGQHTDSILAELGYASHEITALRSDNAV, encoded by the coding sequence ATGCAACCACTTAAAGACATCACCGTCGTTACGTTTGAACATGCTATCGCGGCGCCGTTCGCGACCCGTCAGCTAGCCGATCTGGGCGCCCGTGTCATCAAGATCGAAAGGCCGGGCGTGGGCGACTTCGCTCGCGGATACGACGAACGCGTGCGCGGCCTGGCGTCGCATTTCGTTTGGACCAATCGTTCGAAGGAGAGCTTGACGCTGGACGTCAAGCATCCGGCGGCTGCTGGCGTGCTCGAGCGTCTCATCATGAATAAGGCGGACGTCGTGGTGCAGAATCTCGCGCCCGGGGCGGCCGCCCGCTTGGGACTGGGCTATGAGAGGCTCTCCGCAGTCAAGCCGGAATTGATTGTTTGCGACATTTCCGGCTACGGCGATGACCCGGTCAATCCGGGCCCCTATCGGGACAAGAAGGCCTATGATCTCCTGATTCAAAGCGAGGCCGGCTTCGTGTCGGTGACAGGGACCCCGGAGGAACCCTGCAAGGCTGGACCTTCCATCGCCGATATTGCCGCGGGCATGTATGCCTACACCAATATTCTGGCCGCGCTGCTCCAGCGCGGTCAGACCGGGCGCGGTCAGCGTATCGATATCTCGATGCTTGAATCGCTGGCGGAGTGGACAAGCTACCCGCTTTACTATGCGTTCGACGGCGCAGAGCCGCCGCCGCGCACTGGCGCAAGTCACGCCACCATCTATCCGTATGGTCCTTTCCCTGCAGGCGATGGCGTCACGGTGATGCTGGGTCTGCAGAACGAACGGGAGTGGGCGAGCTTCTGCCTGAAAGTGTTGCAGCAGCCCGAACTTGTCGAGGATCCGCGGTTTACCTCTAACTCGAAGCGGGTGGCTGCGCGTACAGCCTTGCGGCAGATTATCGTGGACGCCTTCGCTTCCCTGACCGGCGCGCAGGTGGTGGAGCGGCTGGAAATCGCGCAGATTGCCAATGCCCGTGTCAACGATATGAACGGGGTCTGGGAACATCCGCAACTCAAAGCGCGGGGCCGCTGGACCGAGGTTGGGTCGCCCCAGGGCACGCTGCCGGCCCTGTTGCCGCCCGGCACCTGGAACGAAGGGCCGCGTATGGACCCGATCCCCGCCCTTGGTCAACACACCGACTCCATTCTTGCGGAACTCGGATACGCCTCCCACGAGATTACGGCACTGCGTTCGGACAATGCGGTGTGA
- a CDS encoding MaoC family dehydratase N-terminal domain-containing protein: MDPRTWIGRREQHEDTITAVPVTALRATLDYPVAPQPTGTPLPPLWHWLYFLPMHRQSEIGADGHAKRGGFLPPVPLPRRMWAGGQFEFRAPLRVGDRVVRTSTIDDVSTKEGRTGKLVFVKVRHEVCVEGLLEPSLVEFHDIVYREAQQPGDVAATPQAAPSEAAWRRQIVPDDVLLFRYSALTFNGHRIHYDRRYVTEVEGYPGLIVHGPLIATLLLDLLRRELPQADVVSFRFRAVRPTFDLHPFHVNGQPQADGKTIHLWASDHEGWLTMDATAVLR, encoded by the coding sequence ATGGACCCGCGGACATGGATCGGACGCAGGGAGCAGCACGAAGATACGATTACCGCGGTGCCGGTGACTGCTTTGCGGGCCACGCTGGACTATCCGGTGGCACCGCAGCCGACTGGTACGCCATTGCCGCCGCTGTGGCATTGGCTTTACTTTCTTCCCATGCACCGACAGAGCGAGATTGGTGCGGATGGTCATGCAAAGCGTGGTGGCTTCCTGCCTCCCGTGCCACTGCCACGTCGCATGTGGGCTGGTGGCCAGTTTGAATTTCGTGCTCCGCTTCGGGTGGGCGACCGCGTTGTGCGCACCTCGACCATCGATGACGTCTCGACCAAGGAGGGCAGGACCGGCAAATTGGTCTTCGTCAAGGTCCGTCATGAGGTGTGCGTCGAAGGGCTCCTTGAGCCCTCGCTCGTGGAGTTTCATGACATCGTCTATCGCGAGGCACAGCAACCGGGTGATGTTGCCGCCACGCCCCAGGCGGCGCCTTCTGAAGCGGCCTGGCGGCGCCAAATCGTGCCGGACGATGTACTGCTGTTCCGCTATTCGGCGCTGACATTCAATGGCCACCGCATTCACTATGACCGCCGCTATGTGACGGAAGTAGAAGGATACCCAGGCCTCATCGTACACGGACCGCTTATCGCGACGCTGCTGCTGGACCTGCTTCGGCGCGAGCTGCCGCAAGCTGACGTGGTGAGCTTCCGCTTTCGCGCAGTGCGTCCGACATTCGACCTGCACCCCTTCCACGTCAATGGGCAGCCTCAGGCTGACGGCAAGACCATTCATCTTTGGGCGTCGGACCATGAAGGATGGCTGACCATGGACGCCACTGCCGTCTTGCGCTGA